A genomic region of Salvelinus namaycush isolate Seneca chromosome 7, SaNama_1.0, whole genome shotgun sequence contains the following coding sequences:
- the LOC120050415 gene encoding GTPase IMAP family member 4, which yields MESEKQVQSTGEDVPDPEEEEKRLAAAAREANRLSELRLVLLGWRWPGKSLTGNTILGREEFRLERAAEFCVKRQTEVEGRQVTVIDTPGWFSAQTTPPLYQQEMVRGASMCGPPGPHAFLLVIPVGMFTEVDRSRIEEHLALFGEHVWRHTILVFTWAEVLRNMSIERHIKREGKDLQWVLEKCKRRYFVINNCIFGEHPQLRRLMEKIEKVVAEEGIYSPEEVEEKKHLDQNQNQNQNRELGARPKVNSAVGLAKLDVDPPHNSVDGLTD from the exons ATGGAATCAGAGAAACAAGTTCAATCAACAG GAGAGGATGTGCCTGAcccggaggaggaggagaagaggctgGCGGCAGCAGCCCGGGAAGCCAACCGGCTATCTGAGCTACGGCTGGTGCTGTTGGGCTGGAGGTGGCCTGGGAAGAGCCTCACAGGCAACACCATCCTGGGCCGCGAGGAGTTCCGCCTAGAACGGGCAGCCGAGTTCTGTGTCAAGCGTCAGACTGAGGTGGAGGGGCGCCAGGTGACAGTGATAGACACGCCGGGCTGGTTCTCAGCCCAGACAACGCCTCCCCTCTACCAGCAGGAGATGGTACGGGGCGCCTCTATGTGTGGTCCCCCTGGCCCCCACGCCTTCCTGCTTGTCATCCCCGTGGGCATGTTTACCGAGGTGGACCGGAGCCGCATCGAGGAGCACCTGGCCCTGTTTGGGGAGCACGTGTGGAGGCATACTATTCTAGTGTTCACTTGGGCTGAGGTACTGAGGAACATGTCCATTGAGAGACACATcaagagggaggggaaggatcTGCAGTGGGTGTTGGAAAAGTGCAAGAGGAGGTACTTTGTCATCAATAACTGCATATTTGGGGAGCACCCCCAACTGAGGCGGCTCATGGAGAAGATAGAGAAGGTGGTGGCGGAGGAGGGCATCTATAgcccagaggaggtggaggagaagaaaCATCTGGACCAAAACCAGAACCAAAACCAGAACCGGGAGCTTGGGGCAAGGCCCAAAGTGAACTCTGCTGTAGGATTGGCCAAACTGGACGTGGACCCGCCCCACA ATTCAGTggatggactgactgactga
- the chmp4c gene encoding charged multivesicular body protein 4c, translated as MSKISKLFKGSSSSSSSSHYPSSSKSKHGHRSRTGPTPQEAIHKLRETEAMLAKKQDFLENKIEQEIIIAKKNGLKNKRAALQALKRKKRFEQQLTQIDGTLSTIEFQREALENANTNTEVLKTMGYAAKAIKGVHQNMDLDKIDSLMQDITESQEVAQEICDAISRPFGDAFDEDELLAELAELELEESMTNMGRVPSVPASKLPTSKLPSTRPSQRTPSKKRVEDDEDMQMLAAWAV; from the exons ATGAGCAAAATTTCTAAATTGTTCAAGGGAAGCTCAAGTTCGAGCTCTTCTAGCCACTATCCAAGCTCTTCGAAGTCGAAACATGGCCATCGGTCTCGGACAGGACCTACCCCGCAGGAGGCCATTCACAAACTTCGAGAAACAGAGGCGATGCTGGCGAAAAAACAGGACTtcttggaaaataaaattgaacaAGAAATTATAATAGCAAAGAAGAATGGCCTCAAGAATAAACGTG CGGCCCTCCAGGCACTGAAGAGGAAGAAGCGCTTTGAGCAGCAGCTCACCCAGATTGATGGGACCCTCTCCACCATCGAGTTCCAAAGGGAGGCTTTGGAGAATGCCAACACCAACACTGAGGTCCTGAAGACCATGGGCTACGCTGCCAAGGCCATCAAGGGGGTCCACCAGAACAT GGATCTGGATAAAATTGACTCTCTGATGCAGGACATCACTGAGTCGCAGGAAGTGGCCCAGGAGATCTGTGATGCTATCTCCCGACCTTTCGGAGATGCATTTGATGAG GATGAGCTGTTAGCAGAGCTGGCAGAATTGGAGCTGGAGGAGAGCATGACGAACATGGGCAGAGTGCCCAGTGTGCCCGCCTCCAAACTGCCCACCTCCAAGCTGCCCTCAACTCGACCCAGCCAGCGCACTC CGTCCAAGAAGAGGGTAGAGGATGATGAAGACATGCAGATGCTGGCAGCTTGGGCTGTGTAA
- the zfand1 gene encoding AN1-type zinc finger protein 1, whose amino-acid sequence MAELDIGKHCNIKFCHQTDFLPFICDACRGVFCLEHRSRDLHACPVVDVKKEVQISGGCTRYPCTFEDCKGKELLPVICPHCQKHFCLAHRHQDDHKCDKLETPKPRMAATQALVQKIVESKKALPPRKGRKGVKNAATAAKVALMKLKLHAAGDKGLPQTERTYFNVFLPKEGKASSLPMFFCSKWSVGKVVDYAASLASLKNSNNVLTAKKLRLCHPQTGEALKMDDTLLSMLAHPDSPLYNGGNVILEYLENDCSGLEDTSAYIPQS is encoded by the exons ATGGCTGAACTAGACATTGGGAAACATTGTAACATAAAGTTCTGCCATCAGACAG ATTTTCTGCCATTCATTTGTGATGCCTGCAGGGGTGTTTTCTG CCTTGAACACAGAAGTCGAGATTTGCACGCTTGTCCTGTG GTGGACGTTAAAAAAGAAGTCCAGATATCTGGTGGCTGTACAAGATACCCATGCACATTTGAAGACTGCAAAGGGAAAGAACTGTTGCCAGTCATTTGTCCACACTGTCAGAAACATTTCTGTTTGGC CCACCGTCACCAAGATGACCACAAGTGTGATAAACTGGAAACACCCAAGCCTCGCATGGCTGCCACGCAAGCGCTCGTGCAGAAGATTGTAG AGTCCAAGAAGGCTTTGCCTCCGAGGAAAGGTCGCAAGGGAGTAAAGAATGCTGCAACAGCAGCCAAGGTGGCTTTGATGAAACTAAAGCTTCATGCTGCAGGAGACAAGGGACTGCCACAG ACAGAGAGGACCTATTTCAATGTCTTCCTTCCCAAAGAGGGCAAAGCCTCCAGCCTGCCTATGTTTTTCTGTTCCAAGTGGAGTGTGGGGAAAGTAGTGGACTACGCCGCCTCACTGGCCAGCCTCAAGAACAGCAACAACGTACTGACGGCTAAG AAGCTGCGGCTGTGCCACCCCCAGACGGGCGAAGCTCTCAAGATGGACGACACCCTTCTCTCCATGCTGGCTCACCCAGACTCGCCCCTCTACAACGGGGGAAACGTGATCCTTGAGTACCTGGAGAACGACTGCTCAGGCCTGGAGGACACCTCTGCCTACATCCCACAGTCCTGA